A region of the Paracoccaceae bacterium genome:
GCGACGACAGGCACGGCACCGACGCTGTATCACCGCTGGTCGGACAGTCGCGCCGGGCGGGCGGTGGTGTCCGAACCTCTGGACCTGGGCGAGACCGGCTGGGAGGAAGTGCCCGAGGCGACGTTCTGCACCTTCGCCGCTTCCGATGTCAGCCTGATGCCGTTCGCGCCTTCGTTACAGGCCGCTGCCTGAAGCGGGCTTGTACTGGGCACCTCCCGGGCTAGGCTGCGCGGCATGAGAGTGTTGCGATTGGTTCTTCTGTTCCTGCTCCTGGCTGCGCCGGTGGCGGCAGACGTGTGGCAGGCGGCGCGTGATCCTGGCGCGGTGCTGATCATGCGGCACGCCATCGCGCCGGGCGTCGGCGATCCGCCGGAGTTCCGGCTGGACGATTGCGCGACGCAGCGGAACCTCGACCAGCGGGGGCGCCTGCAGGCGCGAGCGATCGGGCGCATGCTTGCGGTCCGCGGCCTGCAACCTGATCGCATCCTGACAAGCCAATGGTGCCGCGCGCGCGATACGGCGCAGTTCCTGGGTCTGGGCGAACCCGAGGCGTTTCCGGTGCTGAACTCGTTCTTCGGTGATTTTCCCAACGAACCGGCGCAGACGGCTGCGTTGCGCCGCTTTCTGGCGGAAGGCGATCTTCGTGCGCGCCTTCTTCTCGTGACGCATCAGGTGAACATCACGGCGCTGACGGGCCTCGTGCCCCGTGCCGGCGAAATCGTCGTGCTGTCGCGCGACGGATTCGGCCGCATTGCCGTGGCCGGGCGCATACCGCCGCCCTGAACGGGCGACGTTCGCCAGTTGCCCGCAAATCGGCCTGTCGCGGTCAGACCTGCGGCAGCGGCCGCAGAAAATGGCCCGCGCGAAAAAAAAGGCCGAGCAAAAGCTCGGCCCAAGTCCAACAGGGAGGTATGAAGGTGGGCGCGAGCCCGCCCTTCGCCATCCGAAATAGGGTGGCTTTTGATGCCGCGCAAGTGTGCCTTTGTCGCACATATTGCAGATCCGCTATGCGTTCAACGCATGGCGATTGTCATGGTGCGTTCACGTCTGCTGACGCTTCCGGTAGGCGAAGATCTCTTCGGTCACGAAATCCCGGAACGCCGCCACGCGCTTGGAATGCCGCAACTCCTCGGGGTAGGCCAGAAAAACCGGGACCTCGGCCGATTCGATGTCCGGCAGCACGCGCACCAGTTTGGGGAAATCCTCGGTCAGATAGTCCGGCAAGACCCCGATCCCGAGGTTCGACAGAACACCCTGCAGGACCCCGAAGTAGTTGTTTACGGTCAGGGTCGAGGGCACATCATGCGCCATCAGTTGCTGCACCAGAAGCGCGCCCGCACTGACCTGCGGGGTTCCGGGATGCTGGCAGATCAGCCGGTGGCTGCGGAAATCTTCCATCGTGGCGGGGGTTCCGGCCTCGGACAGATATTCGGGTGTCGCGTAAAGCCGCATGTTGATGGTCATCAGGCGGCGGCGGATGAGATCGGCCTGGCTTGGCTCCTTCATGCGGATCGCCACATCG
Encoded here:
- a CDS encoding histidine phosphatase family protein, which codes for MRVLRLVLLFLLLAAPVAADVWQAARDPGAVLIMRHAIAPGVGDPPEFRLDDCATQRNLDQRGRLQARAIGRMLAVRGLQPDRILTSQWCRARDTAQFLGLGEPEAFPVLNSFFGDFPNEPAQTAALRRFLAEGDLRARLLLVTHQVNITALTGLVPRAGEIVVLSRDGFGRIAVAGRIPPP
- a CDS encoding LysR family transcriptional regulator, yielding MDWDKLRIFHAVADAGSLTHAGDTLHLSQSAVSRQIRALEETLGVTLFHRHARGLILTEQGELLFDATTAMVKRLDAAAARIRDSEDEVFGELRVTTTTGFGTLWLAPRLPALYRKFPSLKIDLMLEERVLDLPMREADVAIRMKEPSQADLIRRRLMTINMRLYATPEYLSEAGTPATMEDFRSHRLICQHPGTPQVSAGALLVQQLMAHDVPSTLTVNNYFGVLQGVLSNLGIGVLPDYLTEDFPKLVRVLPDIESAEVPVFLAYPEELRHSKRVAAFRDFVTEEIFAYRKRQQT